Within Anopheles nili chromosome 3, idAnoNiliSN_F5_01, whole genome shotgun sequence, the genomic segment cacatttggctctgctgataaaaagcgtgcggcatgggcttaaagatgactatttcggataacgggagcagcacgtgagcgcaacaaggacgagctactatattttgtaccaggcgcgcgtaggaggtggtcttgcttgcactatggagtgaggcgtgttgACTGGACACTGTGTTTGATAATCCAGCttgtttcatatagttttgtgataaaaagatgttcaatgatatggggagcaatggtttaaataacggtaatttatcacacaccgattgctgctatgttttgtatcataaaagcatttaatgtacgcagccacccaatttattattaccggcaaaatactgcgaccgaattttgaccggcaagatacgacactcaaaaagatcctacagtgtgcgtagaataatccgatcgatagcaaacgagagcaaacgagatgggatgctgattatcgtgcgccagaaagatcgacgatatgtactgataacatttggaggggaaatccaataaatctagtgcgataatccagatgcgagatgggatgctgattatcatgcgccagaaagatcgacgatatgtactgataacatttggaggggaaatccattaaatttggtgcgataatccagctggtacatgcaacctcttcgacgcatgatctctcgttactagcgaattgaaatttggcgattttggcgtacaaaatccgtcctcgaaatccttccgatgagcagcgggcgttcaaatcgttccgatattggtggctaatcgaaagaatttttgtgatatcgacgtgcgcgaaaaccacgcgcaacgacgccacatttggctctgctgataaaaagcgtgtgccatgggcttaaagattactatttcggataacgagagcagcacgtgagcgcaacaaggacgagctactatattttgtaccaggcgcgcgtaggaggtggtcttgcttgcactatggagtgaggcgtgttgACTGGACACTGTGTTTGATAATCCAGCttgtttcatatagttttgtgataaaaagatgttcaatgatatggggagcaatggtttaaataacggtaatttatcacacaccgattgctgctatgttttgtatcataaaagcatttaatgtacgcagccacccaatttattattaccggcaaaatactgcgaccgaattttgaccggcaagatacgacactcaaaaagatcctacagtgtgcgtagaataatccgatcgatagcaaacgagagcaaacgagatgggatgctgattatcgtgcgccagaaagatcgacgatatgtactgataacatttggaggggaaatccaataaatctagtgcgataatccagatgcgagatgggatgctgattatcatgcgccagaaagatcgacgatatgttccgataacatttggaggggaaatccaataaatctagtgcgatattccagctggtacatgtatcctcttcgacgcatgatctctcgttactagcgaattgaaatttggcgattttggcgttcaaaatccgacgctgAAATTCTCTCGATTAACGAGCGGGGTGCGTCACGTGGTATTTTCATACGAATACCGGTGGCTCATTGCAAAATTTTTACATGATCTGCGTGCTAAATCatgagtttttggaaaggatttttctaTTACCAAGTAATAACATCGATTATTTAGCTGAAAGGATCGAATTTCCCAGCAATGGATCTTTTGGCCAAAAAATAAGGCGCCATTTTTAACAGTCTGCCCCCCAAAATAACCACCCTTTAGCGCGgtttagaaaaacaaaaatcattttcctgTGAGGTGGCGCAAggtggcagcagattttgttataaaataaaagataaattATTGTACTACATCCTGTGTTATGCCATTgcttgaagacttttgaagctttataaaaaaaatcatcttttataaaaaaaacatgattttacaTGGTATTTTTCCtacatttacatttgttgatgatatattccttaaaaaaaataaatttatttaattaaatgacaATAATAATTGCATAACCTAtccaaaatggtaaaaatgttAAGTTTCTGATATTTagtcaaagagaaaaaaaagattaaagtcagcttaaaaaaattgaaaaaattgtcaattttttcactcattttcAACATTGACAGACTGTTACTCCGTGAATGTTGGACTTACGcccataatattttggtgctaactaagtttaaccctCTAGTTTCAGAATATAACAACagtttttaaaaacatttcaaatttgttttttgacttttatcccggcaatTGCCCAACGTGCTACGTGACGCCAATggttttttcgtgcttttttttttctttgacaaACCACTTTACTTCTTTTCCCTCTGGGGCCCTTTCACACCGGCAGTGAAGCGCGAAAGCGCCACCAACCGGCAGCACAGCATGCACCAGATGTGcagctggggttttttttttgtatgtgtattTTCGTCAATTTGCAACTTGATTGCAGTTGAATCCACCACCGTCTCTCTTGCATCAACCGCTCCACCCCGGCGAATTGCGTGTGTTGTTTTAGTGCTGCTTTTTAACCCGCCAAGTTTCAAGGtcggattttgttttatcatccccccaaaaaaaaaacgtgcgcgcATATATGCACCCACAAATCATTGCACCGCGGGTGCACACCTGCGTGTGGTGGTGAGtgatattgtttaaaaatagcaaaaaaaaaaaaaacaaaagaagtaACCCCAAAACCGGACACGGCGAGGACATTCCCCACCGGGGCTAGCCCAAGCGAATTCGCAACATTTGCCGGTGTCTTGGTGCCTTTTGCCGGTTCGCGTTCCTGCTGCGTGCCACGATCATGTCGTTTTTTTGCCACATCCACCTCAAGGCCAATGGTCACACGTCTGTCTCTGACTCCCTCTAACAGCCATCTTGCATATCCTGTGTGCGGGTtgtaacagcaacaacagcaccaagCAGCATCCTCCAAAGCGCGTCCGGTTCCCACAGGGTGAAAGGAACTTCGACTCACCCTCTGAAGGCTGGCACACGGTGGCTTGACCATGGTTGTTGGGGCAGGTTGGAGAGCGGCAGGTTGGAGAGGGCCTCACCATCCCCTTCCACAGCCTGTCCGGATGGTGCAAAATTGTGTCATCGGGGACAACATCGACGACAGTAAAACCGATAGGTTCGAGGTTACGCGAACAACGCTGAATCGATGGTTCCACAAAACCTGACCTACAGGAACGGGAGTGTGTGTTGATTGATGACTGCGCAACAGCCTGGACAATCAGGCATGGAATGGATGCTCAACCTGCTGGTGCAAGGATCTTCCTGGATCGACGTGTTGGATTCTCGGTCGCCTTGATGAGTCCACCGACGTTCACCGATGGCCTTCGCGAAGGGCTATCCTTTCGCTATATCACTTCCTGGATGGCGCTTCTGTCGATTGCCACCCGTTGCTGATGAATCTCCTCTCGTGCACCATCATTAACCcagagccctttttttcacaACCATTACCAGAATCCCTGAGGCAGGGCCCTTTTGGATGGCCATGAAAcgatcgagagaaagagagagagaaagagagagtgcgCAAGTGCAGGTGCCCTTCTTAGCGTTCAATGGCACGATTTTGTCTTGATCTCACGGTCTCCTTTCCCTTAGCCCCTCCGGAACGTCCCTGGGGACCATTGTTTGCTGGTAGCGATTTATTATCGCCCGGGTTTTCCAGTGGCGCAGAGGTCCTTGGAAAGCTGCATCCACTGGATTGCCTCCAGAAGCCAGGAAACAGCTTCGGGACACAATAGAGATGTTAATCAAAACGAACTGGAACTGAACTGGATGGTTCGTTTAGTCTTGTTCTCAGAaatgagtttaaaaaaaatcattattataattatcataaattgCATGCCTAGTATCAGTAGTATATGTCttcatattcatatttttctgaaattttAAGAAGCATTTtcggcaaaaaataaacctggATAGAGGAACTGACTGCAGAATAATACAGCCACCACAAATCAGAAGCAAGTAGAGCCATCTTCTTGTGTCGTGTTCGTTATATCAACCCCCAAACGAtcgcttttcttccgcttccagGACAATCGCACGCCCAATCGAAATGTGGGTGACTTTCCTCACGCTTTCTAGCCTCACCGAGAGCCGTTATTCAAGCGATCACCAATTAACACCTGCTAACCGCACTCGATCCTCGGTCGCGTGTCAAACATTACGAAATGGTGTCTCCGTTGTGTCCGTGCGCTCGCTGACCCGGATGACGGTTTTCGTTCGGAGTgcggctctttttttttttgttgacgtTACCCAATTCTAGTTACACCACATCCACCTGCGGTTCACTAAATCTCTCcatcaaaaacacacacacacaaaataaacccCCCACAAGCCAACTCAGGCTTATCAGGGTGgggttccctttttcgcggACCAACACCGCAAACGAACGGTTCCTGAAACGTCGATTCCCGGCTTTACGGTGCGAATAAACTCCCCTTCAAATGGCCCCTTTTCTCACGGCACGAAAGAggacgaaaacacacacaccctcgtGTGGCCAGGAATGACCTTTTGAAACAACCGCGCCTAAGCACAGTTTAAGTTACCACCCTTGTTTTTAGAGGTTACATCCCCAAAGCGAACCTAACCTTACGCAACGTCAAGCGGTTCGAATGAcggccaccagagggcgcaTCACTGTTTGCCGAAAAGCCTCACGGTGACCGGCGATCGTGTGTTgttggcgttttatttttgctgttgttcgaGGCAAGATTCGCTTAACGCCATCAACCGGCCTGCGGCCGGTCGGGAGTTCCGGGAATGGCACGGCTCGTCTCGTTGCGGGAGCAAATGTAAATGTCGAGTTGAATAATGACCAAATAGAAAGCactgcgtgtgcgtgtgtggtgttAGCatcttcgcgggggtcgttaAAACGCAAGCCAAACGCCTCATAACCTCATTATCGTCGGACGGGGGCTCGGTCGTAATGTGCCGCTGTTACACCACGCCGGCCAGCAAAAGCCTTAAAGCTCTTCAGATGTGTGtacttcttcttttttttttgagggtttgaaagaaaaaacagccctGCTACTGCAATTTAAGGTACTTCCAATAATTGAGCTCGCTTCAGCGCCATTGCCTCAGCGTCATTGCCTGTCACGGTTGCTTTTGTCCCTATTTCCCAGCAAAACCGATTATCCCTCCCCCGGGGTGACCTGTCAAGGATTCGTGCTCAAAAACGGGCTACTGTGATCGGCGTTCTAAAGCGTCGCTCTGTCATTCGCAACATCCAAAAAGCCCGCCACGAAAACCATTTaagtgtgtgcgtttttttttttacgccccAAAAGTGCAGCAATTGTTGAAAGAGTggcatttgtgtttttttttgtgtttttttgcagttgGTTTTGCATCACACCCTATTGCGGCAAGCGCAACCCATGGTGGCCATTTTCGATGGGACAAGCGCAAAAATCGCGACTGCCCGTGCTTTGGGGGTCGCGAGACGTGTTACCCAATTTTCAAGCCGCCTCGAAGCGTAAGACACGCCGGCGGTGGTGGATGGGCACGAAACGGTCAGCAAACAGAAGAAGAGCATGCAAAATAGTCATCCACCCTCCACCCCATCCTCTGGGGTGTGTGACCCCCCCGGTATCGGTATAGGGCAAAAGGCTCGGCCGCCATGACGGGGATTCTGCGAAATCAACACGATCGCTACCCTTCAGCTAGAGCCCCCTCCTGAAATGTTGTGCCGAAAATCTCTTTTTGatccccacacacacgcacacagcaaTGGCCAACCCCCGAAAACTATTGGCCAACACTGGTCCTCCGAATAGATGCAGCTGGAAAAACCAGTTAGACCTGATCGCATGTACACTCTGGCGGGTGGGGgcatatgtataaatatagaGGTATGTATATGGCCTCctcctcaccccccccccccccgccactCACCCCGTTCCCCAAAATCAATCTCCACGATCAGGTTCCCCATTGTCGATTGATTGACCCCACGATCAGGAGCCGCAAGTAACGCCAAGGACCTCACTTTTGGCTTGTGGATCAGTCGGTCGGGTCACCGTACCGGCGTCGGGAAACGTCACAGTCCGGCCGGTtttatggttcattttttttcgctccttatcttcttcttcttcttcttcttccttcatcTCCCCTACACACAAAAGGACCACTTCGGTTCCAGCCAATGTGACGCCACACGGCCACTGGCCcacttcgtttgttttttttgccggtggagagacaaagagagagagaaccccgaaagaaggaaaagcaaagcgACGAAACAGACgaacaataaaaagaaaaatcactctACCATGTCTTCGCGGTTACATCTATCCCCGGTACCACACTCTCGCTTTCTCCTGCTACCACGCTTTTTTCCAACGTCTtcggcttcttcttctgctggctgctgctgctgcttgcaaACCCATTTTCATGCCGTCACATACAGCATTATACAAGATGAGATTACGAGTGGTGGCCACCGCCGGATGGAAGCCACATAACCGGGAACCACAGGGGAGGGAGAAAAGGGAGATCTGCGCACAAGCCCCACACGCGACCTTGATCCAGTGAGGTCGTTTTACTCATTTATGCTGGGCGCCGCCTGAACAGGCGCCTGTGAGCGACAAGAAGGGTGGTTTGGAGCATGGAAACCCCGCTCCGAAAGAAAACCGGCCCGGTGATTTAGCACACGAgcacacgagagagaaagtgagagagagagagagagctaacCGAACCTGACAGACGGGTCTCTGCTAAAGCCACACGATCGCGAAACAGCTGcagacgatcgcgatcgcgatcgcccCAAAACGCAAGCAAATGGCAAAGGATGCGCGCGATGTCATCATTGGGGCGTTCACTTATCCTTACGACTTCTCCAGGAGTTCTTCCCTATCGATTGGATTCCCACGACCAGCACAAAAGCCTAACTAAGACGAGGTTGTTTCGACTACCTACCGGTGGAGGTTGAATGAAGGTCATTTATTACAAGTGCGCCCTGCGTCCTTAATACACTACTCGCGGCTTACCGGCTAAATTAATAAATACAATATCTACCTGCAGTAGTAGTGTTCAGTGCTTAACATCGCCCTAGGAGCTGCGCCAACGTCTTCGGAGGTTCCGGTTTACCGGCTGtggcttttccgtttcgcaaCTCCGCAACAACAACGCGAACCAACAAAAACCGATAAGAATCACCGATAGAGGGGAGATAGATTATCACATGCACGCTTACAAAGCTAATCGATTGGGTGCGAGACCCCAACCCGAACCCGAGAGGGCTCCACTCCACAGCATCCGGGGAAAGGATTCAAATCCGGGAGCGGGGATTTAAGATTAAAGCGCGGCGGATGGGAAGGATTAAGAAACGCGAGCAAGGCATATCCTTGTGCGGGAGGTTGAGCTTGTCCTTGTGCGGTGTTACGATGTAGCGCCCATCCAACGGTAAAGCAAGGATCATTGctcctttcgttcgctcgcagtCACTGGGATTGGGTTGTTCTTCGGTGGCTGGTTTGCCTCGGCCGCGACCGCGTTCGTGGGAGAAGGTTGCGTGGTCGCGGTTGGAAGCTTACGATTAAGCTTAAGGATTTCACTAGAGATTCGGCAGTACGGAATCTCgaagaaagcggaaaagaCAATCGCTGCCAGGTAGGAGAGCAACGTTACACCGAGCGTCATTACAATctaggaaacggaaacggaaacgagcaaaaaagaaacccccccAAAAGGAGAgcagtgggagaaaaaaaaacaaatatatgaAGATCCTTTCCTGTTAGTGGGACGCACTGAGGCCCGAAGAAGCGATGCACTTACCGCTGGTATTGGGTCGGCGTGAACGCTGGAATCCGACACACCGAACGTGGCGATGATGATCAGCGGATTCAGCAAGTAGATCCCGTACGTTAGCTTGTTCGTGTGGACGAAAAATTTCGAAGAAAGCACTCGCGTCACGATATCTGAAAGTGCAAACAAAAGGACACGGCATGAGATCGTGCTGAGAAGCAAACCAGCCAGCCGGGGGTACATACTCGAGTAACCACAGCTCGTGGCAAGGATCACCCAGCAGGCAGCCCATGAGATCAGCCACCGTACGGCGACCATGACGGTTGACGCGATTGGGAAGGGAAAATTGCGCTTGATCGTGGAATGCATGCTGAAGATCACGCAGAAGCACGCCAGCAACCAGTACCATCGGAATTGGTTCTGTTGTACCGGgggagaacgagagagagagagaaaaaaaggacgattagtaacaacaaaaaaactcgaGCACGTGCAGCAAAGGACACCGGGCGTATTGTACCTGCGTGATAGTGAACTTATCGCGCCTTGACGCCATCAGCCATCCAAAGTAGACCCCGACCACATACGGAGACACCCGAGACCAGGGCGCAGTGTACAGGGCGTGTCCTGTATTGTACAGCACGTCGTACGACGGTATAAAGCGGTAGTTCAGCGTGTGTGCGATGTTAAACAGCAAGGTGGTGATCGCGAAAACCCCAAACACCTTTTTACCGAACCTGGAGCTCCTATTGGGAAAGCAAGTCGCGAGTTAGTGGGATGTTTTAGAGAAGCttcaaaagcaaaaatcaTGGCTTACTTGGAGTAGACGAACAGCAGCACGGTGAACAGCATGTAGTACTGCATCTCGCAGGCCAACGACCAGGTCCAGCTGAGACACAAATCATCGACCGGATAGAGGTTCTGGATGTACAGCAGATTGCGCCACCAGTACCGCTGGCAGCCGAGATCGGAGCGTTCGTGTACCCAAAATTTGGACGTCTCCACGATGTAGCTGTGCGTCAGCTCACCGAGTGCCGTCACGAACAGGTACATCGGCGAAAGGCTGCAAGAGAATCGTGACGGATGAGGACTGGCTTTCAggtggccaaaaaaaagagattcaaagaaaaaaccgTCCCCCTACCGAAGGTACCGGTGCAGCAACATCTTGCCGTACAGCTTGCCGTTTTCCCACAACGAATTCGCCTTGACCTCGTGCACTTTTGACCGGTTGCGGATGAAGTTGTAGCTGAGCAGAAAGCCACTGATCGCGAAGAACACGTCCACCAGCAGGGGTGCGTTGCTGACGAGCTGAAAGTGTGCCTGTTCGGCGTAGTGCAGCATAACGGATGGGTTGTGCACGGTGTAGAACGTGTACCATTGCATGTGGAAGCACAGGATCAGGAAGCAACAGATCGATCTGAGGAAGGCGAAAGGATGTCACAGTGTCAGTACGGGAGATCCGGTGTAGGTTAGAGGTGCTCTTGCTTACTTCATGCCGGAGATCACCGGCAGCGATTGGGGGCCACTTTCGGTGCGGAAGATCGTGTTTAGATTTTTGCGCAAATTGAAGCTATCGATTATGCGCTCGGTGAAGGTGCTTTCGTCGGGATGACCGTTGGGAGGGATGATGGAGCTTGCTGGGGGTGTGTTACTTCCCGTTACGGTGGTTGTTAcgttgttgttcttttcttccatcgcACGTTGTTCTTTGATGTGTGCCAGGTAGACCATTAGCAGCGTAAAAGCGAGTACAATTCTGGAGGAATTTAATCAGCATAATTCGTTAAAAGGTGTGAAGTCAAATTGAACATATAAATACAGGCATAGAGAGTGATCCTTccataaaaaaatcttaaaaaatGTAAGGTTAAAACGATCCACCTCTCTTATAGGATTAACACTTTCTAAAACAAGTATCTATTGGAGATTCATGCGCTCAAAATGTATGTTGCCGTATTCGCATAATAAATATGGACATAGAAAGTGATCCTTCCAGATCAAAATTAAAGCTATCAGTAAACGTTACACAAACCAGCCTCTCGAATAGGATCAACAATTTCTCTGATACATGTCTATTGGTGATTCATGCGCTCCAAAATCTATGCTGCCGTGGTTTCGTGATCGTTGTCGTACGAATCACAAAACATGTCGACACATTTAGACACATGCCATGACAGCTCCCTGACGCAAGGCATAATTAACAAAAGCTCTAACCAAACGTTGATTACAACCACACGATCGCTATTCTTCTTCCCTCTGCGCGCATGATTAATGATCCCCAGGGTGGAAGGCTTACCCGATGATGAAAACGCTCGGTTTCGCCCAGAAAGTGTGGCCCAGCGTGGTGTTCTTTACGTGCAGCACGTTCGGCTTAAACTCGTAGATGTCTTGCGCCAGGACGAGGTTCTCATCGAAGTACCGCGCGGTCAGATTGTGCAACTCGTCGTTCGTGCATGATCGCGGTATGCACACGCCAATATGAAGTATGTTCTGAAAGTGAACACAATGGGTTGTgaggttaaaaaaaactccccctaTACGAAGGGTTGTCACTGAAAACTTACCTCACTCTGGAACTTCACTTCCACCTGCCAAGCGGACCGGTGTTTGGCGAAAACCATCCGATATTCGAAATCGAACGGGGCCAGTGCCGATACCAGGTTACGTTTCATGTTG encodes:
- the LOC128724499 gene encoding nose resistant to fluoxetine protein 6-like, which produces MMVLSNGACVLYAFALACAFLPPAKGQPSVNETAPEGPEPCANSTDHPNRLLALKDNTTCVNAFCGAEIPRREPAYGRDAINDTTGSKGGHHLHHRSSSSSSSSSMLLGAADDDATLEPYGGGNKAMHQAEVLKHTSVLYGLITIAERDGLSERCYRELQRVYTGIQQKEIWAMKVLDASGSQEPGFMWGHNHWIGSEKGCQTTRSPLSITLSDRYRRNMKRNLVSALAPFDFEYRMVFAKHRSAWQVEVKFQSENILHIGVCIPRSCTNDELHNLTARYFDENLVLAQDIYEFKPNVLHVKNTTLGHTFWAKPSVFIIGIVLAFTLLMVYLAHIKEQRAMEEKNNNVTTTVTGSNTPPASSIIPPNGHPDESTFTERIIDSFNLRKNLNTIFRTESGPQSLPVISGMKSICCFLILCFHMQWYTFYTVHNPSVMLHYAEQAHFQLVSNAPLLVDVFFAISGFLLSYNFIRNRSKVHEVKANSLWENGKLYGKMLLHRYLRLSPMYLFVTALGELTHSYIVETSKFWVHERSDLGCQRYWWRNLLYIQNLYPVDDLCLSWTWSLACEMQYYMLFTVLLFVYSKSSRFGKKVFGVFAITTLLFNIAHTLNYRFIPSYDVLYNTGHALYTAPWSRVSPYVVGVYFGWLMASRRDKFTITQNQFRWYWLLACFCVIFSMHSTIKRNFPFPIASTVMVAVRWLISWAACWVILATSCGYSNIVTRVLSSKFFVHTNKLTYGIYLLNPLIIIATFGVSDSSVHADPIPAIVMTLGVTLLSYLAAIVFSAFFEIPYCRISSEILKLNRKLPTATTQPSPTNAVAAEANQPPKNNPIPVTASERKEQ